The Glycine soja cultivar W05 chromosome 19, ASM419377v2, whole genome shotgun sequence genomic sequence CCTTActtccatatatttttttcttcataagtGACTTTATggtaatttttatgaatttgcTGGTAGGGTTGTTTTTAAGCAAGGAATCCATAAacaattatacaaattatttgcTTTAAAATATGGCAAAAAGCCATTAGTGTCCTTGACGATCCTGTTTTACTAAAATTGAGGACTTTCTCTCTTTGTGCTAGTTGTTGGGGGTTGCATGAAAGTTTAGATAAACAGAGTAGAATAGgtcatttcagtgacaaagtGTTGGATGAATTCATGATATGCTTTGATTGCTACTTATGATTTTAGGTTCATGTGATGGGGGCTTTTATGatagttattgtataatttgtattaaCTGTTATTTATGATATTCTGGTAATGCTTATAAGTGATCGTGGTCCCTGCCTTTTGAAGCTTCTATCCTATTGGGGACCAGTAGTTTAGCACCACTCTGATGGCTGTACATCAATCTGTGAATAAATATTCTCTCTAAATATTTTAATGCATTTTTGCAGTCAATTTCAAGTTATGGATCACAAGAAGCAGCTGGTCATGCTAATACTATTGAGGAAGAATTGTAGAACTAGTAATATCTTGAAATTGGATGAAGGAAAAATTGCTATTTAATaacaaagataaagataatattgTGTGTCAGTCCTTTGTAActctaattattaaaaaatgtatgaaatGTTCAAACAATGTAATCTGCCTTTTCTGACCTGTTTTTAACAATTATGGCTCTTGGACTACTATATGTTgtatgttgttttattttgagtAGGGTCTTCTTAACACACTAGAACAGAAAGTAGACTCAACTGCTTCTGCAATAAATGAGTCCCATATGCAGCCTTGAATTGGCTCGTGTGCTTGTTTACAGAGTCTGTGTGTTGTGATTGAGATTGCAGATTAACTGACATGGAATGTTCTATCAACTTTAACATGGTAGTTACCTAATAACAAGTAGTTGAATTCATACTGTCATACACTCCCCCTTCCAACAAAGGGACATGAATGACTACATTGGCCCTATGAAATACTTGTCAATAGATGAAATGACGAGGAATAAGTGTTTGTTTATTACCCCTCTTGTAACATTCCAGAATCAAGAAGCCAGCTTATCATTTTATTGGTCACTatgaattatctttttttattactcCATTAGTTCATTTAATTAAATCCAAGTTAGCCCTTCTTATGTCATACACAGTTTATTATTATCCCTATTTTTTGGTAATATTCATATCTCAGTTTTCTAACACAAATTTTTGAACTTGGGATTTTTATCCTGTACAGATGGCAAAGAGGAATCATTTTTTGATTCAAAGGCCTGGTTAGACTCAGATTGTGACGATGATTTCTATAGTGTAAAGGGTGGTAAGGATGCCCTGCAATGCCTTTTCCTTAGCAGTTTTTTACTAGAGTATCTTAATCTGTTTACTTGGCATGATCATCAGATTATGTGCTTAACAATGAATAGGAGATGAAACATTTCATAGTTAATAGTTTATGGAGGAAAGAATTGGAAGGAAACACAAAATTTTCATGGATGAAAGGTTCATGATATGAAAGTTAAGTTGTCATGCAAATAATAACTTAATCAGCAGCATTAGCATTTTTATCAAACCACTTTTATGAAGAATGCAGAACTCTTATTAGAACTTGTGAATATATTTTCCTTTTGCTATAGTTTCTCTTTCTTCTCAATTTTTACCATGACCTTTCTCCATCCAATTGACttgtttatttctttgttttcatccaGAGTTTACCCCATCTCGTGGCAGCACTCCGGTGCACCACATTTTTCTCAATAAAACCACTCCTTCTGAGCCTGGTTCTGTTCCGGAACCATCTCCAAcaacacaaaagaaaaagttgtTGGATCTTTTTCGTGAAAGTGTCAGAGAAAACCAAAGTGATGCTGAGAACACTtctgaaattgaaaagaaagaagtgaaaccAACAACTGTACATGATCCTAAATCTGCACACAGTACTCCTTATGTCTCAGGAGGAAACTCTGCATGTAGCAGTGAAAGAACAATGAATGATGATCATGCCCCCATTAGAGAGAAACCTGTTAAATCTGTGCAGTGCTGCCTTCCAAGCTTGGCTTCGTGTCGTAGCTTCAgcgagaggaagaggaagacaaGTCCTGCAATAACAGATAATGGAAAAGCATGACTCAGATGAGCAATGTACCTTAGACATAATCATGATGGAAGTTAAAGGTCTATGAATTGAATATGATAATGTACATCTTTAACGTTATCCTGCTCAATCAATTGAGCTAAACTTCCTTTAAGTTAAAACATTTTAATGCGTCAACATTCTATTAAAAGAGAGTATAAAATCTTTATATTAACATGGATCAAGTTCAAAGTTTAAACTCTTGTTTAAATGAAAAATGTCTTCAcatataaatatgttttcaatGCCTCATTGGTAACTTTATTCATGGGTGTTagtttaaatgaaaaatttcttcatatataaataaattttcaacacCTCCCTGGTAACTATATTCATGAGTGTTTTAAAATGGCAGtgctgagttttttttttcttctaaaaatgaataaattatttgtcatttttgttTCTCCAAATACTTCAAATCTCAAATACTTTATCTAAAGTTTTAGCATAGCGGTTGATAGGAGTGAAATCGAGTCAAATCGGGCTGAACTTATTTCAATATGTTCATTCAATAAGAATTATTCCACTTCAAAATTCGACTTGaatttgtcatatttttcaGTTCAGTTCAAACACAATTCTAGTTCCtgataagtttaatttatttgctCGAATCCTATGAactaattatcaaaataatttggaTTCGGAAACTTCAAATTCACAATCTTATTAAGCCGAGTTACTATTGTAATGCATTTTTATGTATGCCAAACTTAATTGGATTACGCATTTGGTTGATAAACCAAATTCAATGAATTCTTAATTTTGAGTGGTTTGATTATTTGTCAATCCTTATCGTTGGTGGGCAAATTGTGGGGCTATTTGCAGAAGAAATGACTTCAGGAGAGCAGTTTTACTTTGGCTGGAGAAGATGCCAAATTATAGTAGTACTAGGAAGGAAAACCTGTTAGGGGAAATTAAGCACGAGTAAATCAAATTCCCCAAGTCTTCTCTCGATATTAAGTAGGCATCGATTTCTCTTTTGTACAGCACCAACTGACACATTATTTTGCTTGAAACTCATTATTAATGCTTCTATATGTTATAATTTCTATTGAAGTAATCATTTTACTGAGATACAACTAGGTATCCGGCATCACTTGCATACAACATTGCCAGCACTAAAAGGGCAAGGAACTCAACCTCACAGAATGGAAAGCATGCCATATAGGCTTTCAAGTTTCATTGAAAGTGCCATCAGAtagtttcataataaatatatatatagagagagagagatagagagggagagagggagagaggaaGTGATGATGATGACGATAACGATGATCACTTTGGTGGTGGAGGTGATAGTGGTCATAGTGACAACAATGATAGTGGTCATGATAATGATTGCGTTGGTGGTTATGGTTGTGATGgtcatgatgatatgatattCTAGGacatgataaattaaatattttaattatttgatcgTCTGACTGGTAAATCCTTTGGAGATTTTATAATtagaagaaattttaatttgaattaaaaatatttttaatttaagccTCCATTTTAATTCTAACAGTTGTGATTGATCATTCTCATTCTAACGTAAGATGGTCATTCTCATATAATATAGGAGGATATCGTATATAAGAGGGATCAAATTACAATGAGATAACTTTAACaactattacattattttataattttcaactgAATAATGTTTTCTTAAAACTTATTGTTGGATTAAAAGTTCATTTCACATAAATCATATACATAATATTTCATAGTAATCTAAAATCATTTGTTAACTTGTTCATATAGATTAAAATCAATGTAATATAAACATTACAAAATATAGATTAtctaattatctttttattgttcaattttgacaaaatttaacacaaacgaTCTTAATAATAAGTAGATATAATTCATCGGTTGGAccgatgaaaaaaaaaaaaaaaaaaaatatatatatatatatatatatatatatatatatatatatatatatatatatatatatatatatatatatatatatatatatatatatatatgatacaaTTCATAATAGATCAAGGAACatcattatattaattatcatattttacTCAATTATAACTTAGGGGTCTTTGTTTCACAAAATCTTAATGAATTCTCAC encodes the following:
- the LOC114400676 gene encoding uncharacterized protein At3g27210-like — protein: MGLCSSVHRNEQTNMKHLTLSFESKTESLVIPPSPFKDKDKAINGNFVVADDDAAFKAQQWSPSRSTTTFSVTDCGDNDGKEESFFDSKAWLDSDCDDDFYSVKGEFTPSRGSTPVHHIFLNKTTPSEPGSVPEPSPTTQKKKLLDLFRESVRENQSDAENTSEIEKKEVKPTTVHDPKSAHSTPYVSGGNSACSSERTMNDDHAPIREKPVKSVQCCLPSLASCRSFSERKRKTSPAITDNGKA